In Actinomycetota bacterium, the sequence TCCACGACCACCCACCGGGAGCCGAGGCCGAGCATCTCGATCAGCCGCTGCACCGTGCAGTCCTGGGGCACCTCGATCGGCTTTCCGTTCGCGCTCACCACCATCGCCGCGACCGTATCACCGGGGGCCGGGGGCGAGGCTTGGATATCGGCCCTCCCGACCCCCGTCACTTCCAGACGGTCGTTCGCGAAGAAGG encodes:
- the thiS gene encoding sulfur carrier protein ThiS; its protein translation is MVVSANGKPIEVPQDCTVQRLIEMLGLGSRWVVVERNGLPVARSDFDTVRLEPGDVLEVVRPVQGG